A stretch of Synechococcus sp. WH 8020 DNA encodes these proteins:
- a CDS encoding SufE family protein yields the protein MAEPSCSSSQYGSEALDRLVDRLSGTPDPRKRYEYVLWLAKKLPAMPAELQTEDRKVQGCVSQVFVHAALQDNHVCWQGESDALITKGLLALLIKGMSDLTPDQVLAVDPAFIAATGLQASLTPSRANGFLNILRAMQSQARALKNTDDAMDS from the coding sequence ATGGCAGAACCAAGCTGCTCTTCAAGTCAATACGGAAGCGAAGCACTCGACCGCCTAGTAGATCGACTTAGTGGCACGCCAGACCCACGCAAGCGTTACGAATACGTGTTATGGCTGGCCAAAAAGCTCCCGGCCATGCCAGCCGAACTGCAAACCGAAGACCGCAAGGTTCAAGGTTGTGTGTCTCAGGTGTTTGTTCACGCCGCTCTCCAGGACAACCACGTGTGTTGGCAGGGAGAGTCCGATGCCTTGATCACCAAAGGACTACTCGCCCTACTGATTAAGGGGATGAGTGATCTCACCCCTGATCAGGTCTTGGCTGTCGACCCTGCATTCATTGCTGCCACCGGCCTGCAAGCAAGCCTTACCCCCTCGAGGGCCAACGGCTTTCTCAATATTTTGCGCGCGATGCAATCCCAGGCTCGTGCCTTAAAAAACACCGATGATGCGATGGATTCATAG
- a CDS encoding alpha/beta hydrolase codes for MRETGSTSGLVLALRRRSTGLRIAAGCVCSLLFLGVLPRPLWAASQLEVQIDGTVIPFSIADLAKWVRSDGGHRSELSTWFSLLAPESRAGMLELLKAPLILDRSMARQLLNSWAGRQLLDQIADLVRVDDDTEGVIVRQTINELLTQQQQISSLDLLEALPAESVRLDLDLLVQLASGWRMQLERQQNLVRRLDRIPLTASASKRPAVSSQDSDPWLEPRLMSLEVSHRKEPLEFQLWLPAEGAPKREQWMVLMPGLGGSPDHFRWLGRGLSRRGWAVVVPEHPGSDDEAVQALLEGRLSPPGAEVLPARLKDLDALLKARAQGLFQAPGQRLVLAGHSLGAFSALLSTGARPAPGLARRCSSVLGDLPLSNLSRLLQCQLVDVSLPKQAAPHALSAVIGFNSFGSLLWPANSLSKIVKVPVLLTGGTLDLITPPISEQLGLLLAMPADPSSRVVLVEGASHFSPVRVEGQRQGGRGEDLFQLGEELVGVQPLQVQALLEQEVVQFLVEQEQSNAEPRSTAKTLHLKLGELHLHRLDREAASALVHQ; via the coding sequence GTGCGGGAAACTGGTTCCACCAGTGGACTGGTCTTGGCCTTGCGACGACGCTCAACAGGACTGCGAATAGCTGCAGGTTGTGTGTGCAGTCTGCTGTTTTTAGGCGTCTTACCGCGTCCGTTATGGGCTGCTTCTCAGCTGGAAGTCCAGATCGATGGCACGGTTATTCCCTTTTCCATTGCTGATTTAGCGAAATGGGTGCGCTCGGATGGAGGTCATCGCTCCGAGCTCAGTACTTGGTTCTCCTTGTTAGCGCCGGAGAGTCGAGCTGGCATGTTGGAGCTGCTTAAGGCTCCTTTGATCTTGGATCGCAGCATGGCGCGCCAGCTCTTGAATAGCTGGGCTGGCCGGCAGTTGTTAGATCAAATTGCTGATTTGGTGCGGGTGGACGATGACACAGAAGGGGTCATTGTTCGACAAACGATCAATGAACTCCTAACCCAACAGCAGCAGATTTCGAGCTTGGATTTGCTTGAGGCATTGCCTGCTGAAAGCGTTCGTCTCGATCTCGATCTTTTGGTTCAGCTGGCATCCGGTTGGCGGATGCAACTTGAGCGCCAACAAAACTTGGTGCGTCGCCTCGATCGCATCCCCCTCACGGCCTCAGCTTCGAAGCGTCCGGCTGTCTCCTCTCAAGACTCCGACCCATGGTTAGAGCCGCGTTTGATGTCCCTGGAGGTCAGCCACCGCAAGGAGCCTTTGGAGTTTCAGCTTTGGCTGCCTGCGGAGGGGGCCCCAAAGCGAGAGCAATGGATGGTGCTGATGCCGGGTTTAGGGGGCAGCCCAGATCATTTCCGCTGGCTTGGTCGCGGTCTCAGTCGTCGAGGTTGGGCCGTCGTAGTTCCAGAGCACCCTGGCAGTGATGACGAGGCGGTCCAAGCGCTCTTGGAAGGGCGTCTTTCCCCTCCCGGTGCCGAAGTGCTTCCCGCTCGGCTCAAGGATCTAGATGCCTTGCTGAAGGCTCGCGCTCAGGGATTGTTTCAGGCTCCAGGTCAACGCTTGGTCTTAGCTGGCCACTCCCTGGGTGCGTTTAGCGCACTGCTGTCCACAGGTGCAAGGCCAGCTCCAGGTCTTGCGCGACGTTGCTCTTCGGTTTTGGGCGATTTGCCGCTGAGCAACTTGTCGCGTCTGTTGCAGTGTCAGTTGGTGGATGTTTCTTTGCCCAAGCAAGCCGCACCTCATGCGTTGTCGGCTGTGATTGGCTTCAACAGTTTTGGCAGCTTGCTTTGGCCTGCCAACTCTCTTTCGAAAATCGTCAAAGTGCCTGTGTTGTTGACGGGCGGCACCCTTGATCTGATCACGCCACCGATCAGCGAACAGTTGGGTTTGTTGTTGGCGATGCCTGCCGATCCTTCCAGTCGAGTGGTGCTTGTGGAGGGAGCGAGTCATTTTTCCCCCGTGCGGGTGGAGGGGCAAAGACAAGGTGGACGGGGTGAGGATCTCTTTCAGCTGGGAGAAGAACTCGTGGGTGTTCAGCCGCTCCAGGTCCAAGCGCTCTTGGAGCAGGAGGTGGTGCAGTTTTTAGTGGAACAAGAACAGAGCAATGCTGAGCCCCGATCTACGGCCAAGACGCTGCATTTGAAGCTGGGCGAGCTTCACCTTCATCGGCTCGATCGAGAAGCGGCGTCAGCCTTGGTGCATCAGTAA
- a CDS encoding Coq4 family protein: protein MSGTRELLRSVKNLRILREIAVSDGGLKGVGDLIDNFLDSEAMAVSIARFKALPGGADMMEQRFPAFQPQIETLELLPEGTLGRAYAGMIRRLNYDADFFRPRDTSTDALWLTQRIATTHDIHHVVAGLNTQVQGESAVLAITANQIGFPAYVLLNLLASFKAFRFQPTEYEAISRAIAHGQRIGLQAKPLVLQRWEEGWEKPLSQWREELAIPMATGETFSANYE, encoded by the coding sequence ATGTCAGGAACCCGAGAACTGCTGCGCTCCGTTAAAAATTTGCGCATCCTGCGCGAGATTGCAGTCAGCGATGGGGGACTCAAAGGGGTAGGTGACCTGATCGACAACTTCCTCGACAGTGAGGCGATGGCGGTTTCAATCGCGCGGTTTAAGGCCTTACCTGGCGGTGCAGACATGATGGAGCAGCGCTTCCCAGCCTTTCAGCCACAGATTGAGACGCTGGAGTTGCTTCCGGAAGGAACACTGGGCAGGGCTTATGCAGGAATGATTCGCCGCTTGAATTACGACGCTGACTTTTTCCGTCCCCGAGACACAAGCACAGACGCGCTCTGGCTCACTCAACGCATCGCCACCACCCATGACATTCATCACGTGGTCGCTGGGCTCAACACCCAAGTACAGGGAGAGTCAGCAGTGTTGGCAATCACCGCCAATCAGATTGGCTTCCCCGCCTACGTACTCCTCAACCTTCTGGCCAGTTTTAAGGCCTTCCGCTTTCAACCAACTGAATACGAAGCCATCAGTCGAGCCATTGCGCACGGACAGCGCATCGGCCTGCAGGCCAAGCCCCTCGTCTTACAGCGCTGGGAGGAAGGCTGGGAGAAACCTCTAAGCCAATGGAGAGAGGAACTCGCCATCCCTATGGCCACAGGCGAGACTTTCAGCGCGAACTACGAGTAA
- a CDS encoding ABC transporter substrate-binding protein — protein MAVDLKNRCVTDRRRFSLQASVLIILAVACSQSACQPKRQSERLTVASAGRISSLDPALASTTGALQVLSALGDTLYIRGNNGDFEPQLAASKPEVSLDRLSITIPLRRDVLFHDGSRFDAKAMAFSLNRFLRIGSQRYLLSNRIAAIETPNPFEIRLRLKQPSSSIESLLTSPYLTPVSPKAYANHADRFLNDRFIGTGPYTLSSFRNTQQRLLPFRQYWGAPPNNVGLDLINLSNSTALFGALISGEVDVLLSNSIDEDQKRALSQRAGKTLLQESKGPAMNITFVTLRSNSPPLQSQTVRRALAHSLDRRLISTRVSYSQREPLRSLIPPSLRGGKTEPWPAYNLATARKLFEQAGYCKGRRLQVPFTFRTNVPSDRLMALTWQAQLKRDLPNCVQMTLNGVESTTVYKQLSEGSFEAVILDWSGSYPDPEAYLSPLLSCKRAKGNICEKGEAVDGGTFWTTPGLQEALTRSDMLKGAPRLQELATVDAIAAQGAPYIPVWFVAPKAWAQIHLNPPIFNGNGFVDLAQLGERR, from the coding sequence ATGGCGGTTGATCTCAAGAATCGCTGCGTGACTGATCGCCGTCGCTTCAGCCTTCAGGCCAGCGTGTTGATCATCTTGGCCGTTGCCTGCAGCCAAAGCGCTTGCCAACCCAAACGCCAGAGCGAACGCCTGACGGTGGCAAGCGCCGGGCGCATCTCCTCACTTGATCCAGCACTGGCCAGTACAACAGGAGCGTTGCAAGTCCTGAGTGCCCTCGGCGACACGCTCTACATCCGAGGCAACAACGGAGACTTTGAGCCCCAATTGGCTGCATCCAAGCCAGAGGTCAGTTTGGACCGCCTCAGCATCACCATCCCTCTGCGGCGGGATGTGCTGTTTCACGACGGCAGCCGTTTTGACGCGAAGGCGATGGCCTTCAGTCTGAATCGCTTCCTACGCATCGGATCCCAGCGCTATTTGTTGAGCAATCGCATCGCAGCCATTGAAACGCCCAACCCGTTTGAGATCCGTCTGCGCCTGAAGCAGCCCTCAAGCTCGATCGAAAGCCTGCTGACATCGCCCTATCTCACCCCCGTATCTCCTAAGGCCTACGCCAACCATGCCGATCGATTTCTCAATGATCGGTTTATTGGAACGGGCCCTTACACCCTCAGCAGCTTTCGCAACACCCAACAGCGTCTCCTCCCATTCCGTCAGTACTGGGGAGCCCCTCCGAACAATGTGGGACTCGACCTCATCAATCTCAGCAATTCCACCGCACTGTTTGGAGCCCTCATCAGCGGAGAGGTGGATGTGCTGCTGTCGAACTCCATTGATGAAGATCAGAAACGAGCCTTGAGCCAACGGGCTGGCAAGACGCTTCTTCAAGAGAGCAAAGGGCCTGCCATGAACATCACCTTCGTGACCCTGCGCAGCAACAGCCCGCCGCTGCAAAGTCAAACCGTGCGTCGGGCACTCGCCCACAGCCTCGATCGCCGGCTGATCAGCACCCGGGTTAGCTACTCGCAAAGAGAGCCATTGCGCTCGCTGATTCCACCAAGTTTGCGAGGAGGCAAAACTGAACCCTGGCCGGCCTACAACCTCGCCACAGCCCGCAAGTTGTTTGAACAGGCCGGGTACTGCAAAGGACGTCGACTGCAAGTGCCCTTCACATTCCGCACCAACGTGCCCTCCGATCGCTTAATGGCACTCACCTGGCAAGCTCAGCTGAAACGCGATCTGCCCAATTGCGTCCAAATGACCCTCAATGGAGTGGAGTCGACCACGGTCTACAAACAGCTCAGCGAGGGCTCGTTCGAGGCGGTGATTCTTGACTGGAGTGGCTCCTATCCAGATCCCGAGGCCTATCTCTCCCCATTGCTCAGTTGCAAGCGCGCCAAAGGAAACATCTGCGAGAAGGGTGAAGCCGTCGATGGCGGCACGTTCTGGACCACACCAGGGCTGCAAGAGGCCTTGACCCGTAGCGACATGCTGAAGGGCGCTCCACGACTTCAAGAACTGGCAACCGTGGATGCGATAGCCGCTCAAGGAGCGCCTTACATTCCGGTCTGGTTTGTGGCTCCAAAAGCCTGGGCTCAAATCCATTTGAACCCTCCCATCTTTAATGGCAACGGGTTCGTGGATCTGGCCCAACTGGGAGAGCGACGCTAA
- a CDS encoding MFS transporter — protein MAFIRLLASFGAGGVIYLTPIVFHQASFTAVQVSQGLAASALIGTVARLLSGVMLDRGLTCSWPVRAAALLAVMADLVLFRATGFNGYLVGQLLIGVAAGLYFPAIELAVPLSCSGFTSSRGYALARSADALGVAAGALLGALLTAMEMIRMVYAVEAAAVLSMLVVLWITPLPDGRAAFLHASAATTQNHKLTAETASTGDSKTEAKAHSAADWHWLLPLIPVLIVSVIATGIVSLMQSALPLDMVRGGLAREPLSEASSGGLIAWQLLLLTVLQWPIGNWVAKRSLRFGLGMGLLGFIAGCLLLAGSALWAGGSSLIALAMVPIAFGEAAFLPTAAEAMVEETPLQHRGLAMALFSQCFAFSAIAAPLLAGALLDQQGHGLVLWLLMAGTCLAVVPLLKAVRPRYKPNLSGSPIEEPLDVRNPRTAALR, from the coding sequence GTGGCGTTTATTCGCCTGCTCGCTTCTTTTGGAGCGGGTGGTGTCATTTATCTGACACCGATCGTGTTTCACCAGGCCAGCTTCACGGCAGTGCAAGTGAGTCAAGGGTTAGCGGCCTCTGCCTTGATCGGCACGGTGGCAAGGCTGTTGAGTGGCGTCATGCTGGACCGCGGGCTTACCTGCTCATGGCCAGTCCGAGCGGCTGCCCTGCTCGCCGTCATGGCGGATTTGGTGCTGTTTCGGGCCACAGGCTTCAACGGATACCTCGTTGGACAGTTGCTGATCGGTGTGGCGGCCGGGCTGTATTTCCCTGCAATTGAATTGGCGGTTCCATTGAGCTGCAGTGGTTTCACGTCCAGCCGTGGATACGCTCTCGCTCGCAGCGCTGACGCCTTAGGAGTTGCCGCCGGCGCATTACTTGGTGCGCTGTTGACGGCCATGGAGATGATCCGAATGGTCTATGCGGTCGAGGCCGCGGCCGTTTTGAGCATGTTGGTGGTGTTGTGGATCACGCCCCTGCCAGACGGACGGGCCGCATTCCTACATGCCAGCGCCGCGACAACCCAAAACCACAAACTCACAGCTGAGACGGCGTCAACCGGCGATTCCAAGACTGAAGCCAAAGCCCACTCAGCGGCAGACTGGCACTGGCTTCTACCGCTCATTCCAGTGCTGATTGTGAGCGTCATCGCCACTGGGATTGTGTCTTTAATGCAAAGCGCCCTTCCGCTCGACATGGTGCGAGGAGGGCTCGCACGCGAACCCCTCAGCGAAGCCTCCAGCGGCGGCTTGATTGCTTGGCAGCTTCTTCTGTTGACGGTGCTTCAGTGGCCCATCGGCAACTGGGTGGCAAAGCGCAGTTTGCGTTTTGGCTTAGGCATGGGTCTGCTTGGATTCATCGCGGGCTGCCTGTTATTGGCTGGGTCAGCGCTCTGGGCGGGAGGCAGCAGCCTGATTGCGCTTGCGATGGTTCCGATCGCCTTTGGAGAGGCTGCTTTTTTACCAACGGCGGCAGAAGCGATGGTGGAGGAAACGCCACTGCAACATCGCGGTTTAGCCATGGCCTTGTTCTCGCAGTGCTTTGCGTTCAGTGCCATTGCCGCACCTCTTCTAGCAGGTGCCCTTTTAGACCAGCAGGGTCACGGCTTGGTGCTTTGGTTGTTGATGGCTGGCACCTGCTTAGCAGTGGTGCCCCTGCTGAAGGCCGTTAGACCCCGCTACAAGCCAAATTTGAGTGGAAGCCCCATTGAGGAACCTCTAGATGTCAGGAACCCGAGAACTGCTGCGCTCCGTTAA
- a CDS encoding efflux RND transporter periplasmic adaptor subunit — protein MVSQQRQTPSLAKDHDLTSLTRLSGDRRRRKRLVIAAVAAALVGGGSLFWMLSSSRSGGRDLSDYTVEATRGSLPGVITASGELEAIRRVNVSPKKGGILEALLVDEGVRVEEGQVLARMDRGDFQDRLDELMALSRQAKADYDAKASDYKRRQSLFESGVISAADRDDYRARYLSSKATFEATQERIQQRDVEGDELLIRAPFSGLITERYAEPGSFVTPTTSASSSAGATSSSIVELSQGLEVTAKVPESDIGRIQIGQVANVRVDAFPDRSFSAEVRDIAPRAEKTNNVISFEVELTLLNPPPILRIGMTADVNFQTGRTAESTLVPTVAIVTEDGKPGVLLVGKNDQPTFQAIELGSSGGSQSAILSGVKPGTRVFIDLPPWAKQRD, from the coding sequence ATGGTCAGCCAACAACGGCAAACCCCATCACTCGCCAAGGACCATGACTTGACTTCTCTCACTCGCCTCAGCGGAGATCGACGACGACGCAAACGCTTGGTTATTGCTGCTGTGGCGGCAGCGCTTGTAGGCGGCGGAAGTCTGTTTTGGATGCTGAGCAGCAGTCGCAGCGGGGGTCGCGACCTCTCCGACTACACCGTTGAAGCCACCCGTGGCTCCCTTCCTGGTGTAATCACCGCTAGCGGCGAGTTAGAGGCGATTCGCCGCGTCAACGTGAGTCCAAAAAAGGGGGGGATACTCGAAGCTTTGCTCGTTGATGAAGGGGTCCGCGTTGAGGAGGGTCAGGTGCTCGCCCGCATGGACCGGGGTGATTTTCAGGACCGTCTGGACGAACTCATGGCTCTGTCACGTCAAGCCAAAGCCGACTACGACGCCAAAGCCTCTGACTACAAACGACGTCAGTCGTTATTTGAAAGCGGCGTGATCAGCGCAGCAGATCGGGATGATTACCGAGCCCGTTACCTCAGCAGCAAAGCCACCTTTGAAGCGACCCAGGAAAGAATCCAACAACGGGATGTTGAGGGTGATGAACTTTTAATCAGGGCGCCGTTCAGTGGTTTGATCACGGAGCGCTACGCCGAACCAGGCTCTTTCGTGACGCCCACCACCTCAGCATCCTCCTCAGCAGGCGCCACCAGCTCTTCGATCGTGGAGCTCTCCCAGGGCCTCGAAGTCACAGCAAAAGTGCCAGAAAGTGATATTGGTCGTATCCAAATCGGTCAAGTCGCAAACGTCCGCGTTGATGCCTTCCCTGATCGAAGCTTTTCCGCTGAAGTACGCGATATCGCCCCGCGCGCTGAGAAAACCAACAACGTGATTTCCTTTGAGGTGGAACTCACCCTTCTGAATCCGCCTCCCATCCTGCGCATCGGCATGACCGCAGACGTGAACTTTCAAACCGGACGCACGGCTGAGAGCACCTTGGTACCCACCGTGGCAATCGTGACGGAAGACGGGAAACCAGGGGTTTTACTGGTGGGCAAGAACGATCAACCCACCTTCCAGGCCATCGAACTGGGCTCCAGCGGCGGCAGCCAGAGTGCGATTCTCTCGGGAGTGAAACCGGGAACCCGGGTGTTCATCGACTTGCCACCCTGGGCCAAACAGCGCGACTAA
- a CDS encoding ABC transporter permease translates to MARGRELFRYCATRLALAPLMLWLIASLVFLLLRVAPGDPVDAVLGSRAPEAAKAALRSSLGLDQSLWNQYLDFLSRLVHGDLGVALINNESVRSIISKTLPASLELGITALIISAVLGLAVGFSGIARPEGKFDLAGRFYGIGTYALPPFWAAMLIQLVFAVMLGWLPVGGRFPPSLIPPEGSGFLIFDSVISGNWSALQGTIRHLVLPACTLGLLLSGVFTNALRLNLNRTLKSDYVESARSRGLSETQVVLRHALPNALLPVLTIAGITVASLIGGALLIEVTFSWPGIAMRLQESINQRDYPVVQGIVVAIAALVVMVSVAVDLLVAVLDPRIRY, encoded by the coding sequence ATGGCACGGGGAAGGGAGCTTTTTCGCTACTGCGCAACCCGACTCGCACTAGCTCCACTGATGCTTTGGCTGATCGCCAGCCTGGTGTTTCTGCTTCTGCGTGTCGCCCCAGGGGACCCGGTGGATGCAGTGCTTGGGAGTAGGGCCCCAGAAGCGGCCAAAGCTGCCCTGCGGAGCAGCTTGGGCCTCGATCAATCGCTCTGGAATCAATATTTAGATTTTCTAAGCAGGCTCGTTCATGGAGATTTAGGCGTTGCCCTGATTAATAACGAGTCGGTGCGTTCGATCATCAGTAAAACGCTGCCAGCCAGCCTGGAATTGGGCATCACAGCCTTAATCATCTCGGCCGTTCTGGGCTTGGCGGTGGGATTTAGCGGGATTGCACGACCCGAGGGGAAATTTGACCTCGCAGGCCGCTTCTACGGAATTGGCACCTATGCGTTACCCCCCTTTTGGGCGGCCATGCTCATCCAGCTCGTGTTTGCGGTCATGCTCGGCTGGTTGCCCGTTGGCGGCAGATTCCCTCCCAGCTTGATTCCCCCAGAGGGCAGCGGGTTTCTGATCTTTGACAGCGTGATCAGCGGCAATTGGTCGGCCCTCCAAGGAACCATTCGTCACCTCGTGCTTCCGGCCTGCACCTTGGGCCTACTGCTCAGTGGAGTGTTCACCAACGCGCTAAGGCTGAATCTGAACCGCACCTTGAAATCGGATTATGTGGAATCGGCAAGGAGCCGAGGACTGAGCGAAACGCAGGTCGTGCTGCGCCATGCCTTACCCAATGCTCTGCTGCCCGTACTCACCATTGCAGGCATCACGGTTGCATCGCTCATCGGTGGAGCTCTGCTGATTGAAGTGACCTTCTCCTGGCCAGGCATTGCCATGCGCCTTCAAGAGAGCATCAACCAACGCGACTATCCCGTTGTTCAAGGCATCGTTGTGGCCATTGCCGCCCTCGTTGTGATGGTGAGCGTGGCCGTTGATCTCTTGGTGGCAGTGCTCGATCCACGCATCCGTTACTGA
- the ychF gene encoding redox-regulated ATPase YchF, which yields MLKAGIVGLPNVGKSTLFNALVANAQAQAANFPFCTIEPNVGTVAVPDDRLQKLSDLSQSKELIPTRMEFVDIAGLVKGASQGEGLGNKFLSNIREVDAIVHVVRCFEDDDVIHVSGSVGPARDAEVINLELGLADLSQIEKRRERLKKQMRTSKEAQVEDEALERIQQVLEAGGAARSIELTDEEALMIKPLGLLTAKPIIYATNVSEDDLAAGNAYCEEVVALAEKEGAESVRISAQVEAELVELGDEECADYLEGLGVSEGGLRSLIRATYRLLGLRTYFTTGEKETRAWTFRAGMTAPQTAGVIHTDFERGFIRAQTIGWEKLLEAGSLSEARNKGWLRSEGKDYLVAEGDVMEFLFNV from the coding sequence ATGCTTAAAGCTGGAATCGTCGGATTGCCCAACGTTGGTAAATCCACCTTGTTCAATGCCCTAGTGGCCAATGCGCAGGCTCAGGCTGCGAACTTTCCGTTCTGCACGATTGAACCGAATGTGGGGACCGTGGCGGTTCCCGATGACCGTCTCCAGAAGCTGTCTGACCTCAGTCAGAGTAAGGAGCTGATCCCCACGCGGATGGAGTTCGTGGACATTGCCGGTCTGGTCAAAGGGGCCAGTCAAGGCGAAGGCTTGGGCAATAAGTTCCTATCCAATATTCGTGAGGTTGACGCGATTGTTCACGTGGTGCGTTGTTTTGAAGACGATGATGTCATTCACGTGTCTGGATCGGTGGGACCTGCTCGCGATGCAGAGGTCATCAATCTGGAGCTTGGTTTGGCCGATCTCTCTCAGATCGAAAAGCGACGGGAGCGACTGAAGAAGCAAATGCGCACGAGTAAAGAAGCGCAAGTGGAAGATGAGGCTTTAGAGCGCATCCAACAAGTGCTCGAAGCAGGAGGCGCCGCCCGCAGCATTGAGTTGACTGATGAAGAGGCATTGATGATCAAACCGCTTGGATTGCTTACCGCCAAGCCGATTATTTATGCCACCAATGTGAGTGAAGACGATTTGGCTGCGGGCAATGCCTATTGCGAAGAGGTTGTGGCCCTTGCCGAGAAAGAAGGTGCTGAGTCCGTCCGCATTTCTGCGCAGGTAGAAGCCGAGTTGGTTGAGTTGGGTGATGAAGAATGTGCTGATTACTTGGAAGGTCTCGGCGTGAGTGAAGGAGGCCTGCGCAGTCTTATTCGTGCCACCTATCGATTATTAGGCTTGCGGACTTACTTCACAACAGGTGAAAAAGAAACACGTGCTTGGACCTTCCGTGCCGGAATGACTGCGCCGCAAACGGCAGGAGTTATTCACACTGATTTTGAGCGTGGATTCATCCGTGCACAGACCATCGGTTGGGAGAAGTTGCTGGAGGCTGGCTCCTTGTCAGAGGCCCGAAATAAGGGATGGTTGCGTAGTGAAGGGAAGGACTATCTCGTGGCTGAAGGAGATGTGATGGAATTTTTGTTTAATGTGTAA
- a CDS encoding homoserine dehydrogenase, whose amino-acid sequence MSTRIGIGLLGLGTVGAGVASILQTPEGRHPLIADLDLVRVAVRDRNRPRPIALDENILTTSPEAVVDDPAVNVVVEVMGGIEPARTLIMRAISAGKSVVTANKSVIARHGEEIASAAAAAGVYVLIEAAVGGGIPIIEPLKQSLGSNRIQRVSGIINGTTNYILSRMADEGADYNAVLRDAQDLGYAEADPAADVEGLDAADKIAILSGLAFGGPIDRNGIYTAGISTLQSRDVDYASQLGYGVKLLAVAESMEPDPSHPTSLPLAVSVQPTLVPNDHPLAGVNGVNNAILVEGDPIGRVMFYGPGAGSGPTASAVVADILNIAGVRQLKPAEGNLDPLLAASSWRACHLANTEQTSQRNYVRFKTENAPGVIGRIGSCFGDHNVSIQSIVQLEASDAGAEIVVITHVVGNGQMSAALKAIHALPGVLSLDAHLGCL is encoded by the coding sequence ATGTCCACGCGGATCGGAATCGGCCTTCTCGGTCTCGGCACTGTGGGTGCCGGAGTGGCAAGCATTCTCCAGACACCTGAAGGGAGACACCCTCTGATCGCTGATCTGGATTTAGTGCGGGTGGCGGTGAGAGATCGAAACCGCCCACGGCCCATCGCTCTGGACGAGAACATCCTCACCACATCCCCTGAAGCCGTCGTCGACGACCCCGCGGTGAACGTTGTGGTGGAAGTGATGGGAGGCATTGAGCCAGCTCGCACTCTGATCATGCGCGCCATTTCGGCTGGGAAGTCGGTTGTTACTGCGAACAAATCTGTGATCGCCAGGCATGGCGAAGAAATTGCGTCAGCAGCAGCGGCCGCAGGTGTCTACGTGCTGATTGAAGCCGCAGTTGGCGGCGGGATTCCGATCATTGAGCCTCTCAAGCAATCGCTCGGAAGCAACCGCATTCAACGCGTGAGCGGAATCATTAACGGAACCACCAATTACATCCTGAGTCGGATGGCTGACGAGGGCGCGGATTACAACGCTGTTCTTCGCGACGCCCAGGATCTGGGCTACGCCGAAGCCGACCCAGCTGCAGACGTTGAAGGGCTTGATGCTGCCGACAAAATCGCCATCTTGTCTGGATTGGCCTTTGGCGGTCCCATTGATCGCAACGGCATCTATACAGCAGGGATCAGCACGCTGCAAAGCAGAGACGTGGATTACGCCTCGCAGTTGGGCTATGGCGTCAAGCTCCTCGCAGTGGCCGAAAGCATGGAGCCCGACCCCAGCCATCCCACGTCCCTACCTCTGGCGGTCAGCGTTCAACCCACCCTGGTCCCCAATGACCATCCCCTCGCCGGAGTGAATGGCGTGAACAACGCCATTTTGGTCGAGGGGGATCCGATCGGAAGGGTGATGTTTTACGGACCAGGCGCCGGCTCTGGCCCCACCGCTTCGGCCGTGGTTGCCGACATCCTCAACATCGCTGGGGTTCGCCAACTCAAACCAGCAGAGGGAAATTTGGACCCCCTGCTGGCAGCCTCCAGCTGGCGCGCCTGCCACCTAGCGAACACGGAGCAAACGAGTCAACGAAATTATGTGCGTTTCAAAACAGAAAATGCACCAGGCGTCATCGGCCGGATTGGCAGCTGCTTCGGCGACCACAACGTCTCAATCCAATCGATCGTTCAGCTCGAAGCCAGTGATGCGGGAGCTGAAATCGTTGTAATCACTCACGTTGTCGGGAATGGGCAAATGAGTGCAGCGCTCAAAGCTATTCATGCACTGCCCGGGGTCCTGAGCCTGGATGCCCATCTCGGCTGCCTTTGA